A genomic stretch from Caulobacter sp. FWC2 includes:
- a CDS encoding SRPBCC family protein, translating to MRRFVPFALLIALAGPALSKAEAADSEWETKGDGIAVEARADGQGRGMVRATVDIDAPPSVVFRIILDCDRAARMSPGVKRCRVVSRGSDGTEIREHTVRWGFFLPTMHSTSRVTLEPDRLIRFTCIGGDIRACDGAWRLEPLDGGLRTRVTYDMWATAPFAVPAGMVSGMMRRDVPQSLKALRRECEGR from the coding sequence ATGCGCCGGTTCGTTCCTTTCGCTCTCCTGATCGCCCTGGCGGGTCCCGCCCTCTCCAAGGCTGAGGCGGCCGACTCCGAGTGGGAGACGAAGGGCGACGGCATCGCGGTCGAAGCCCGCGCCGACGGTCAGGGACGCGGCATGGTCCGCGCCACCGTCGACATCGACGCCCCGCCCAGCGTGGTTTTCCGCATCATCCTGGACTGCGACCGGGCCGCCCGCATGAGTCCGGGCGTCAAGCGCTGCCGCGTCGTCTCGCGAGGCTCCGACGGGACCGAGATCCGCGAGCACACGGTCCGGTGGGGCTTCTTCCTGCCGACGATGCACTCGACCTCGCGCGTGACCCTTGAGCCTGACCGGCTGATCCGCTTCACCTGCATCGGCGGCGACATCCGGGCCTGCGACGGCGCCTGGCGGCTGGAACCGCTGGACGGCGGCCTGCGCACCCGCGTCACCTACGACATGTGGGCCACCGCCCCCTTCGCCGTGCCGGCCGGCATGGTCAGCGGCATGATGCGCCGCGACGTGCCACAGTCGCTCAAGGCCTTGCGGCGCGAGTGCGAGGGACGATGA